AGCTACCTCTGACGACTCGGTGATCGCGAAATTTATCGCGAAGCGCGGCGAAGGTTTGCATCACGTCGCCGTCCATGTGAACGACATTTCCGCGACTTTCGAGGAACTCAAGCGCAAAGGCGTGCGCCTGATCTCGGATGAAATCAAAGTCGGCGCCGGTGGACACCTCTACATTTTTGTCCATCCATCGGCAACGGGAGGCGTGCTGCTCGAACTGTGCCAGGATCCAATCTCCGCGGTCTAATGCTGCTGCTCGCAATCGACACTTCCGGCCGCCAAGGTGGCATCACGCTTGCCCGAGGCGCGAACGACATTGAGATCATCGAATCAACTCCGATTCAAGGCGGGACATTTTCAGCGGAATTGGTTCCGCAAATCGCCGATGTTCTCGAGAAGCACAGTTACAGGGCAACCGATCTAAAAGCTCTAGTCGCAGTTACCGGCCCAGGATCCTTTACAGGGCTGCGCGTTGGACTTACCGCCGTGAAAGGGCTCGCGGAAGTTCTTGGTATTCCGATCGCAACTGTGACTTCACTGGAGATTCTGCTCGCGGCTGCCGGAGAGCCAGATTCCGCAATGGCAGTACTCGACGCCGGCCGCGGCGAGTTGTATGTAGCGACACAGACCAACGGCGAGCGAGAAGAGTCTCTGCTCACAGCGGCTGAAGCTGCAGCAATCGCCAGCTCGCGCCCTTTACGAGTTATTGCGGCGGAAGCGAGCGTTGCATCCAAGTTTCCTAAGTCAGATCTGATCCAGTACTGCAGCACGGAGGTTGCAGCGCGCCTCGGTTTCGACAAAGTGCGTGCACGCAATACTGTTGATGTGCTTGCACTCGACGCCAACTACATTCGCAAGTCGGAAGCCGAGTACATGCAGAAACTGAAGAAATCAGGTATGTGACAGCCGGCAAATTTACATTCAGGAATATTCGATCAAGGAGTAGAAGAGCTGAAAGAGACCACAAAAGAAGTCAAAAGGATCGCGATTCAGGAGGAGGCGAGCGAAGCGGAGCCCAAAGCGCCGTAGGCGCGACATATGAGTAGCCCAGCACGTGAGTGCTGGGTAGGAGTGTGCAATAGACGAGCCCCGCAGGGGCGGCACCTTTCCGGAGTCTGATCTTTGAAAGCTACCGGCTGTGCTGACAAACTCACGAAGTTGCTAGAACCCCATTACTGCCTTGCCTATGGGAGATGCGCATTATGATTGCCGTCATTTCCGATCTCCACTTCGAAGAAGAAGCTTCCGACGTAATCTCCGGGAACGGGAAGCAAATCATCTTTCGACGCAACCTGGAGCCGAAGGCTTATCAGGGCTTCATCGCGCATATGGCGAACGAAGTTCGCCGCCGTAAAGCGAAATCATTTGAACTGGTGATTGCAGGCGACCTGTTCGACTTCAATCGCACAACACTCTGGTTTCAAGACGATGC
This is a stretch of genomic DNA from Terriglobales bacterium. It encodes these proteins:
- the tsaB gene encoding tRNA (adenosine(37)-N6)-threonylcarbamoyltransferase complex dimerization subunit type 1 TsaB encodes the protein MLLLAIDTSGRQGGITLARGANDIEIIESTPIQGGTFSAELVPQIADVLEKHSYRATDLKALVAVTGPGSFTGLRVGLTAVKGLAEVLGIPIATVTSLEILLAAAGEPDSAMAVLDAGRGELYVATQTNGEREESLLTAAEAAAIASSRPLRVIAAEASVASKFPKSDLIQYCSTEVAARLGFDKVRARNTVDVLALDANYIRKSEAEYMQKLKKSGM
- the mce gene encoding methylmalonyl-CoA epimerase, yielding MFNVDHLGIAVKSIAQARKFYEQLGMRVVGEEIVEQEKVRAAMVPVGETRFELLEATSDDSVIAKFIAKRGEGLHHVAVHVNDISATFEELKRKGVRLISDEIKVGAGGHLYIFVHPSATGGVLLELCQDPISAV